Part of the Chthoniobacterales bacterium genome is shown below.
AGCCGACGGGAAATTTCCTCCGCCATGTCAGCATAAAAAAAATGGATGTGCAGGGCAATTTTGCAGTCCGCAATAGGCCGGGCATTTCCCACCAAGGGATGAATTCGCCGTGCCAACCAAGGGCCTAAAGGCTGTCTAGTTCGAAGAAAATGCACCAGTGGATCACCTGCCAGGATCTGATTTCTTTCCGCATAAATGCCAGGATGAAAACCTGGGAATGGCTTTCGACGACTCATTCCCTTCGACCAAGAATGAACAAACCAACGACTGGGATCAGCCCAGATTTCTGGCTGGATGGGAGAGGATAAATAATCCAGATCGAGCACCTTGGAATTATCAATCTCGGCTGTTTGTCGGTTAAGCTCCCGGGTGAGTTCTACCTGTTCCAAGGCCACCTTTTCGACTTGGGTTGCATAGTTATCGAAGTCGAAAAGCGTCGCGGCAATTTGCTGGCATTTAAGTCCAATAGTTGTGCGGAGAGCCGGATCAGCGATGAGTTTTTGGAGTTCGCAGCAAGCTGCTTCAATATCGAGATATGGCAGAACGCATTCTCGGGTGACGGGTTCTGCCGAGAGGACTTCCGCTGTACCGGTCGCCTCGGCAAAACACATCACCGGCAAGGCATGGTGCATGGCCTCCTGAGCCACCAATGCAAATGGATCCTGCCGGGAACTGTCAAAAAACACATCCGCTTCGGAGTAAGCGAGTCCGACATTGGTGATATCTTCGAGAATGACAGCCGCACCATCTGTAGAGGCTTCTTTCAGTTGATCCTTCAGATAGACGCAAAAGTGGTTGTTCTGCTCAGCAACGAGTCCTGATCCAATCCATACAAACCGTATTTTCCTGTCGGGATTACGCTGTATCAACTGATTGGCACAAAGAAAGAAAAGATCGGCGCCTTTTCGATATTCCACGCTCCCCATGCCTAGAATGATGACAGCATCCTCCCAACCGGATGGCCGAATGGCCTTCGGGACTGTCTCTTTCTCGGAAGAGCTGAGGAATGCAGGAAGCGGACAGATTCCTTGCGGCAGAATCACGGCGTGCGAAGTTTTTAAATCCGGGCAAGCTCGCGTGGCACTATCGAGAACAAGCTGCGAGGGGAACGCCATTTTGCTTGCACGGAAAACAGCATCGCGAAAGGTTGAACGCCTACAAGACTCGGCAAATTCATGAACAAGGTGAACTGAGGGAATGCTGTGCCTCGATAAAAGCGACAGAATTTTTGTGGAAGCCAGTGTGTTGACCAGCGCAAAATGAATCGGAATATGTGCGAGCAAAAGCTGCAGATGCAGCGTAAGCCCCGACATGCGCGGCTGGGTTTTGGTTCCAAATCCGGCATAGTAATCGCTCGCCTGTTGGAACTCGGGTTGCAACGCATCTTCACAAAAATCTAGCAGGATAATAAAATATTTTTCCCTCAATATTTTAGCTATATTGAGGAGCATTATCGGTGCGCCGGTACGGGTGCTCTCATGCGTGACGAGCAGGATTGCGGGCTTGTTTGGGCTCTTTGTTTTCAGTGCCGAAAAAAACCGCAGCCCCAAGATTACAGATATTTCGTCCCCGTTGATTAAAGCGTCGAGATTGGAGAATTCACGTTGCCAGTGAAACCGTCCGTGAGCGCTCGTTTTGAAATCTCTCTTCCATCCAAATTGCAAATAATGTCCCAACGGTTCCTGATCTTTGGCTGCTACATTTGGATAGGTCTGTAGATAATATTGAGGATCGAAAAACAAATGAGGTGAACACCCCATTTTCCAGCCATGCTCCAGATAATGCTGGAGCGGCTCCTGCCCGGATGCAGCCACTTCGGGATTCTGCCGCAGATACCAAGTCACATCGAAAAGCGGATGTGGCTGGCGGTTTTTCTTCCATCCGATGGTTCGATAATGTTCCAGTGGAGTTAGATCCGAATCGGCGGCAGCAGGATTTTTAGAGAGATAATAGGCAGCATGGAAAACGCTATTAAGTCGTTTTAAAACTGAATCGGACTTGGATGAGGCAGGAGCCGCAGAGGTTGTTTTCTGCTTCACGGGCAACGCCGGTGATTTCCAATGATAAAAGACTCGAGCGAACCAAGACTTGTGCAACCCGACCTGCGCGGATTCAGTTTTGTTGAATTGAGCGGAGTTGGATTCCATTCTGAACTCCACAAAGGCTCTTAGCCTTTGAGTTCCGCCTGTATTCTGCGGGCGGTCTCCAGGGCCTCTTCCACGCTCGGCTTGAGCACGCAGAAGTGACCCATTTTGCGTCCGGGACGTCCCTCGACTTTGCCGTAGAGATGTAGCTTGGCATCCGGCTCGCGGAGGACCGGCAGGAAATCTGGGAGCTTTCCGTCCTTCCAGAGGTCCCCAAGCAGGTTCACCATGACCACAGGCGAGAGCAGTCTCGTGGAGCCAAACGGCCAGCCGCAGACGGCGCGGAGTTGTTGTTCAAACTGGCTGGTGACGCAGGCATCGCCGGTGTAATGACCCGAATTATGCGGCCGGGGCGCCAGCTCGTTGATGAGCAGTTCGCCATCCGCCGTCAGAAAAAACTCGACGGCCAGGAGTCCAATCAAACTCAAATCAGCGGCGATGTTTGTGGCCAGTTCGGCGGCCTTTTTTTGAATCCCGGCAGGAACCCGCGCAGGCACGATGGAGATGTCGAGAATGTGGCGGCTGTGCAGGTTTTCGGCGGCAGGAAAACAGGTACTCTCGCCTGTGGCATTGCGCGCAACGACGACTGACAACTCACAAACGTGGCCGATCCATTTTTCCAGAACAGCTTTCGGCGTGGCAAACTGGCCCCAGATAGCCTCGGCGGATTGCGGGCGGTCGACCTTGAACTGGCCCTTGCCATCGTAACCGAAGTCGGCTGTTTTTAGGACAACATCGCCCTTGATCTCCAGCAGGGCGGACTGCAAGTCGTCTGCGGAGGCGACGATCCGAAACGGAGCCACGGGGTAGCCTTTTTGCTGAAGGAAATTTTTCTCCCGCTCGCGATTTTGGCAAATGTGCAGCACCTCGGAACGTGGATGCACCGGCTTGTGACGGGCGATGCGATCGATGACGCCCGCTGGAATGTTCTCAAACTCGAATGTGACCACATCCACCGATTCCGCAAAGGTGTCGAGCTGCTCCAGATCGTCGTAGGCGGCGGTGAATTCCCGGTCTGAAATCTGCCCTGCCGGACTCGCAGGTTGCGGCTCAAAAGTATGCACGCGATAGCCCATTTTACGTGCTGCCAAGGCAAACATACGGCCTAGTTGCCCGCCGCCAAGCAGCCCGATGGTGGCCTCTGGTTTGATCATATTCTTCGACATCTCTCGGCTATTAAGAACATTTGAAAACGGGCTGGCTAGTGATTATTGTCAGCGCATGAAGATCCCCCATTTCTGTCTTCTGGCCCTGCTTTTGACGGCTCCTGCCGTTTATTCGCAGACCAGCACCTCGGCCACTTACTCTGAGGCGCAGCGAGCGTATCTGTCCGGAGACACAAAGACGGCGAAGGAGAAATTTGAAAAAGTTCTCGCCGCAGAGCCGGAACATCCAGGGGCGAAAAATTACATGAAGTCCATTCTCGCGGCGGAGAAAAAGGACAAAAAATCCACGCTCTCGACGCAGCTCGCGACTTTGATTGTTCCCAAAGTCACTTTCAAGGAAGCGTCTTTCGGCTCGGTTCTGGATTATCTCAAAGTAAAGGCGGCGGAACTCTCCGCGAATAAGATCACACCCAGTTTTGTCCTGCAACTGCCGCCGGATTTTGCCGAGAAAACACCGATTACACTCGATCTGAGTAACGTTCCTTTTACCGAAGTGCTGCGTTATTTGGGTGAGCTGACCTCGACGAAATTCGAGATTCAGCAATACGCCATCGTGGTGTCGGTAAAGAGCTAGTTGTTGCTCATTCCCTCGTTCCATTCCTTGATTTTCGTCGCCTCGGCCGCGAAGAGCGCCTTGGTGTCGTCCAGGATGTCAATGGATTTGATCTTGTCGCCTTTTTCAACCTTGTTGACCACGTCCTGACCCTTCGTGGTCTGGCCGAAAATGGTGTGTCGGTCATTCAAGTGCGGCGTCGGCACATGGGTGATGAAAAATTGCGAGCCATTGGTCGCCGGACCCGCATTAGCCATGGCCCAGACGCCCGATTTGTCGAAACGCAGAGTCGGATCAAACTCGTCCGCAAATTTGTAACCCGGACCGCCGGTTCCATTGCCCTTGGGGTCGCCGCCTTGAATCATGAAATCGGGGATCACGCGGTGAAAGGTCAGACCGTCGTAATAGCGTTTCTCCGCAAGATTGAGAAAGTTCGCCACGGTGACGGGCACTTTGGAGGCGAAAAGCGTGGCCTCGATATCGCCCTTATCCGTGTGCAAAACGACCCGGATGTCCTTGAGCGGCGCGGCTTTTTCGGTGGATGGCGCGGTCTCCGCCTGAAGTGGGGAGAGGGTGAGTCCGAAGAGAATGGCGAGCGAGCCGAGGAGGAATTTCATGGGCGAGCTTACGACGCACAGGGAACTTGTCCAATTCACAGCAGAGGAGAAAAATCGTGATTTTCCTGTTTGGGCGCACCGCTTTTCTTGTCTAAAGTCTTCCCATGTCCTCACCTCGCGGTCCGGTCCAGATCGGCCTCATCCAAATGACTTGCTCGGCGGTTCCCGCTGAAAATGTGGCCAAGGCCGTGGAGCGCATTCGCACGGCCGCGTCGATGGGAGCGCAAATTATTTGCCTCCAGGAATTGTTCACGTCGCTCTATTTCTGCCAGGCGGAAAAGCACGAATATTTCTCTCTCGCCGAAGCGATTCCCGGTCCGACGACCGACCTGCTTTGCGCCCTCGCGAAAGAACTGAAAGTCGTCATCGTGGCGTCGCTGTTCGAGAAACGCGCCGAGGGCCTGTATCACAACACCGCCGCAATCATCGACGCCGACGGGACGTTTCTCGGGAAATATCGCAAGATGCATATTCCGGACGACCCGCTTTTCTACGAGAAATTTTATTTCACACCGGGCGATCTCGGCTTTCGCTCGTGGCAGACAAAATACGCGAAAATCGGCGTCTGCGTTTGCTGGGACCAATGGTATCCCGAAGCGGCCCGGCTCACGGCTTTGAGTGGCGCGGAAATCCTCTTTTACCCGACTGCCATCGGTTGGCATCCGTCGGAGAAAGCCCATTACGGCGAGCGCCAGCATTCGTCCTGGGAAACGATCCAGCGCAGTCACGCCATCGCGAACGGCTGCTACGTTGCCG
Proteins encoded:
- a CDS encoding rhamnan synthesis F family protein, whose amino-acid sequence is MESNSAQFNKTESAQVGLHKSWFARVFYHWKSPALPVKQKTTSAAPASSKSDSVLKRLNSVFHAAYYLSKNPAAADSDLTPLEHYRTIGWKKNRQPHPLFDVTWYLRQNPEVAASGQEPLQHYLEHGWKMGCSPHLFFDPQYYLQTYPNVAAKDQEPLGHYLQFGWKRDFKTSAHGRFHWQREFSNLDALINGDEISVILGLRFFSALKTKSPNKPAILLVTHESTRTGAPIMLLNIAKILREKYFIILLDFCEDALQPEFQQASDYYAGFGTKTQPRMSGLTLHLQLLLAHIPIHFALVNTLASTKILSLLSRHSIPSVHLVHEFAESCRRSTFRDAVFRASKMAFPSQLVLDSATRACPDLKTSHAVILPQGICPLPAFLSSSEKETVPKAIRPSGWEDAVIILGMGSVEYRKGADLFFLCANQLIQRNPDRKIRFVWIGSGLVAEQNNHFCVYLKDQLKEASTDGAAVILEDITNVGLAYSEADVFFDSSRQDPFALVAQEAMHHALPVMCFAEATGTAEVLSAEPVTRECVLPYLDIEAACCELQKLIADPALRTTIGLKCQQIAATLFDFDNYATQVEKVALEQVELTRELNRQTAEIDNSKVLDLDYLSSPIQPEIWADPSRWFVHSWSKGMSRRKPFPGFHPGIYAERNQILAGDPLVHFLRTRQPLGPWLARRIHPLVGNARPIADCKIALHIHFFYADMAEEISRRLLRNRTLIDLFISVPDEETAELARRKFSACANRMKVAVVPNRGRDIGAFLKMFTREVARDYDIVGHLHTKKSLHSFKLSKVALWKEFLFENHVGGSEAMMDAILSAMVEDPKIGIVFPDDPNVLGWGKNFPVANDLLTRMKLPPVVHQEINFPAGTFFWARTAALQRLLDLDLQWEDFPEEPVPMDGTILHAIERLLPLITESAGFYSAITAVPGFTR
- a CDS encoding 5-(carboxyamino)imidazole ribonucleotide synthase — its product is MIKPEATIGLLGGGQLGRMFALAARKMGYRVHTFEPQPASPAGQISDREFTAAYDDLEQLDTFAESVDVVTFEFENIPAGVIDRIARHKPVHPRSEVLHICQNREREKNFLQQKGYPVAPFRIVASADDLQSALLEIKGDVVLKTADFGYDGKGQFKVDRPQSAEAIWGQFATPKAVLEKWIGHVCELSVVVARNATGESTCFPAAENLHSRHILDISIVPARVPAGIQKKAAELATNIAADLSLIGLLAVEFFLTADGELLINELAPRPHNSGHYTGDACVTSQFEQQLRAVCGWPFGSTRLLSPVVMVNLLGDLWKDGKLPDFLPVLREPDAKLHLYGKVEGRPGRKMGHFCVLKPSVEEALETARRIQAELKG
- a CDS encoding peptidylprolyl isomerase; its protein translation is MKFLLGSLAILFGLTLSPLQAETAPSTEKAAPLKDIRVVLHTDKGDIEATLFASKVPVTVANFLNLAEKRYYDGLTFHRVIPDFMIQGGDPKGNGTGGPGYKFADEFDPTLRFDKSGVWAMANAGPATNGSQFFITHVPTPHLNDRHTIFGQTTKGQDVVNKVEKGDKIKSIDILDDTKALFAAEATKIKEWNEGMSNN
- a CDS encoding carbon-nitrogen hydrolase — encoded protein: MSSPRGPVQIGLIQMTCSAVPAENVAKAVERIRTAASMGAQIICLQELFTSLYFCQAEKHEYFSLAEAIPGPTTDLLCALAKELKVVIVASLFEKRAEGLYHNTAAIIDADGTFLGKYRKMHIPDDPLFYEKFYFTPGDLGFRSWQTKYAKIGVCVCWDQWYPEAARLTALSGAEILFYPTAIGWHPSEKAHYGERQHSSWETIQRSHAIANGCYVAVPNRIGVETPEGGDGIQFWGQSFVADPSGMILKKGSVDQEEILIVEANLGTLDTQRTHWPFLRDRRIDAYSDLTRRYID